The Glycine max cultivar Williams 82 chromosome 12, Glycine_max_v4.0, whole genome shotgun sequence genome window below encodes:
- the LOC100792176 gene encoding ribosome biogenesis protein BMS1 homolog isoform X2, with product MAVNDADQSNKAHRTRQSGAKTNKKKTKKKQKLNPDDVGGEDPKKQNPKAFAFSSSNKAKRLQSRAVEKEQRRLHVPVIDRSYGEPAPYVVVVQGPPQVGKSLLIKSLVKHYTKHNLPDVRGPITIVSGKQRRVQFVECPNDINGMIDAAKFADLALLLIDGSYGFEMETFEFLNILQVHGFPKVMGVLTHLDKFKDAKKLRKTKQRLKHRFWTEIYDGAKLFYLSGLIHGKYVKREVHNLARFISVMKFHPLSWRTSHSYVMVDRFEDITPPEKVHANNKCDRKVTLYGYLRGCNLKMGNKVHIAGVGDYSLAGITALPDPCPLPSAAKKKGLRDKEKLFYAPMSGLGDLLYDKDAVYININDHLVQFSKVDDENSAMTGKGKGSDVGEDLVKSLQNIKYSINEKLENSFINIFGQKANVSSGALGDAHGTNKNVEQNDKTEALDKYQPGTGEDNNKTDLDVSESSDRDEDDATDSEASGSDEDKDAPNSNARNGVHLQEHIDFQDGRWRRRAIFGNDVDQNDLMDSEGDEDGATSNDDVESSEEEEEDGNDNDDTNDDTGNVSKWKESLAERTLSRKTPSLMQLVYGESTINSTTINRENDNSGDEESDDDFFKPIEEVKKLNMRDGLNDDGMFNTEDCAKCTQFVVQRWDENDNEEIRNRFVSGNVAKAALRNALPAANTEEDNDDVYADFEDLETGEKHENHRTDAAFAATTHKGDDLEAEERRLKKLALRAKFDSQFDDDSGSQEEDTGNENEVKFHRGQANESSYFDKLKEEIELQKQMNIAELNDLDEATRLEIEGFQTGTYLRLEIRDVPCEMVEYFDPYHPILVGGIGIGEENVGYMQARLKRHRWHKKVLKTRDPIIVSVGWRRYQTTPIYAIEDSNGRHRMLKYTPEHMHCLAMFWGPLAPPNTGVVAIQNLSNNQATFRITATAVVLEFNHAARIVKKIKLVGYPCKIFKKTALIKDMFTSDLEVARFEGAAIRTVSGIRGQVKKAAKEEIGNQAKRKGGQTKEGIARCTFEDKILMSDIVFLRAWTQVEVPQFYNPLTTALQPRDMTWKGMRTVAELRREHNLPIPVNKDSLYKKIERKPRKFNPLVIPKSLQASLPFASKPKDISKRNKPLLEERRGRGVVMEPRERKVHALVQHLQLINSEKVKKRKLKEENKRKALEAERTKEEQLLRKRQREERRDKYRKEDKQNKKIRRAEV from the exons ATGGCTGTCAACGACGCCGATCAATCCAATAAGGCTCATAGAACTCGTCAATCTGGTGCCAAAACCAACAAGAAGAAGACTAAGAAGAAGCAGAAGCTGAATCCCGATGACGTCGGAGGTGAGGATCCGAAGAAGCAAAACCCTAAGGCATTCGCCTTTTCTTCCTCCAACAAAGCCAAGCGCTTGCAATCACGCGCCGTCGAGAAAGAGCAGCGCCGCCTCCACGTTCCCGTCATCGACCGCTCCTACGGCGAGCCTGCTCCCTACGTCGTCGTCGTGCAGGGCCCTCCTCAG GTTGGGAAGTCACTGTTGATAAAGTCTTTGGTTAAGCATTACACGAAGCATAATTTGCCTGATGTGAGAGGTCCAATTACCATCGTATCAG GGAAGCAAAGGCGGGTGCAGTTTGTGGAATGTCCGAATGATATCAATGGCATGATAGATGCCGCGAAGTTTGCCGATCTAGCACTTCTTCTTATCGATGGAAGTTATGGTTTCGAAATG GAAACCTTTGAGTTCCTTAACATATTGCAAGTTCATGGGTTCCCGAAGGTCATGGGGGTTCTCACCCATCTTGATAAATTCAAGGATGCGAAAAAGTTGAGGAAAACAAAACAGCGACTCAAACACCGGTTTTGGACTGAAATATATGATGGTGCTAAACTATTTTACTTATCGGGCCTTATTCATGGAAA GTATGTCAAGCGTGAAGTTCACAATCTTGCTCGATTTATTTCAGTCATGAAGTTTCATCCTTTATCTTGGCGAACTTCCCACTCTTATGTTATGGTAGATCGTTTTGAAGACATCACTCCTCCTGAAAAAGTGCACGCAAATAATAAATGTGACAGAAAAGTCACTCTTTATGGTTATCTTAGAGGCTGTAATTTGAAAATGGGCAATAAG GTGCACATAGCAGGAGTGGGTGATTATAGTTTAGCTGGTATTACTGCTTTACCTGATCCTTGTCCTCTTCCATCTGctgcaaaaaagaaaggacTGCGTGataaggaaaaattattttatgctcCCATGTCTGGGCTTGGGGATCTTCTATATGACAAAGATGCTgtatacataaatattaatgaCCACCTTGTTCAATTCTCAAAAGTTGATGATGAAAACTCTGCTATGACGGGCAAAG GAAAAGGCAGCGATGTAGGGGAGGATTTGGTGAAATCACTACAGAATATCAAATACTCAATCAATGAAAAACTAGAGAACAgctttatcaatatttttggtcaaaaggcAAATGTGTCATCGGGAGCTCTAGGTGATGCACATGGCACAAACAAGAATGTTGAACAGAATGACAAAACAGAAGCTTTGGATAAATATCAGCCTGGGACTGGTGAAGATAATAACAAAACGGATTTGGATGTTTCAGAATCATCTGATCGGGATGAAGATGATGCCACTGACAGCGAAGCCTCTGGTTCTGATGAAGACAAAGATGCACCAAATAGTAATGCTAGGAATGGAGTCCACTTGCAAGAACATATTGATTTTCAAGATGGAAGATGGAGGAGAAGAGcaatatttggaaatgatgttGATCAAAATGATCTGATG GATTCAGAAGGGGATGAGGATGGTGCTACCAGTAATGATGATGTAGAATCTTcagaagaagaggaggaagatGGCAATGATAATGATGACACAAATG ATGACACGGGTAACGTTTCCAAGTGGAAAGAGTCTTTGGCAGAAAGAACTCTCTCACGGAAAACTCCTAGTTTGATGCAACTTGTGTACGGGGAATCTACTATTAATTCCACCACTATAAACAGAGAGAATGATAATAGTGGAGATGAGGAAAGTGATGATGACTTTTTTAAGCCCATAGAAGAAGTGAAAAAG CTAAACATGAGAGATGGATTGAATGATGATGGGATGTTCAACACTGAGGATTGTGCGAAGTGTACACAATTTGTGGTTCAGAGATGGGATGAGAATGATAATGAGGAGATTCGCAACCGATTTGTGTCTGGCAATGTGGCAAAGGCTGCACTTAGAAATGCTTTACCGGCAGCTAATACTGAAGAGGACAATGATGACGTCTATGCTGACTTTGAAGATTTGGAAACAGGAGAAAAGCATGAGAATCATCGGACAGATGCTGCTTTTGCTGCAACAACTCACAAGGGAGATGATTTAGAAGCTGAGGAGCGGAGGCTCAAGAAACTTGCTCTTCGTGCTAAATTTGACTCTCA ATTTGATGATGACTCTGGGTCACAAGAGGAAGATACGGGTAATGAAAATGAAGTCAAGTTCCATCGTGGTCAAGCTAATGAAAGTAGCTATTTTGACAAG TTGAAAGAGGAGATTGAACTCCAGAAACAAATGAATATAGCCGAACTCAATGATCTTGATGAGGCTACTCGATTGGAGATAGAAGGCTTCCAAACAGGAACATATCTAAGATTGGAGATTCGTGATGTTCCTTGTGAGATGGTTGAATACTTTGATCCCTACCATCCAATATTGGTTGGAGGGATTGGTATAGGGGAGGAAAATGTTGGATACATGCAG GCCAGGTTAAAGCGGCACAGGTGGCACAAGAAAGTTTTGAAGACTAGAGACCCAATTATTGTATCTGTTGGATGGAGGCGTTACCAAACGACCCCAATTTATGCCATTGAGGATAGTAATGGAAGGCATCGTATGCTAAAATATACTCCAGAGCACATGCATTGCCTTGCTATGTTTTGGGGCCCTCTTGCTCCTCCCAACACTGGGGTTGTAGCCATTCAGAATTTATCAAACAATCAG GCAACATTTAGGATTACTGCAACTGCAGTTGTACTTGAGTTTAATCATGCAGCAAGGATAGTGAAGAAAATCAAATTGGTTGGTTATCCATGCAAGATATTCAAGAAGACAGCACTTATCAAGGATATGTTTACTTCAGATCTTGAAGTAGCTCGGTTTGAAGGTGCAGCTATTCGGACAGTCAGTGGGATCAGGGGGCAGGTCAAGAAG GCTGCAAAAGAAGAGATAGGTAATCAAGCGAAAAGGAAGGGAGGGCAAACCAAAGAAGGAATTGCTAGGTGTACTTTTGAAGACAAAATTCTGATGAGTGACATTGTTTTCCTGCGTGCATGGACTCAAGTTGAAGTTCCTCAGTTTTATAATCCATTGACAACAGCATTGCAGCCTCGTGACATGACCTGGAAAGGAATGAGAACTGTCGCAGAATTGAGAAGAGAACACAATCTTCCTATTCCTGTAAATAAAGATTCACTTTACAAG aaaattgaaagaaaaccTAGAAAGTTCAATCCATTGGTGATTCCCAAGTCTCTACAAGCGAGTCTACCCTTTGCATCAAAACCGAAGGATATATCCAAGCGTAATAAGCCGTTACTTGAAGAGAGAAGGGGAAGGGGTGTTGTCATGGAACCTCGAGAGCGCAAAGTTCATGCTCTTGTTCAACACCTTCAGTTAATAAATAGTGAGAAG gtcaaaaagagaaagcttAAGGAAGAGAATAAGAGGAAAGCACTTGAGGCAGAGAGAACCAAAGAAGAGCAGTTGTTGAGAAAGCGCCAGAGAGAAGAGAGACGAGACAAATACCGGAAGGAAGACAAGCAGAATAAGAAGATTCGGAGAGCAGAGGTTTGA
- the LOC100792176 gene encoding ribosome biogenesis protein BMS1 homolog isoform X1: MAVNDADQSNKAHRTRQSGAKTNKKKTKKKQKLNPDDVGGEDPKKQNPKAFAFSSSNKAKRLQSRAVEKEQRRLHVPVIDRSYGEPAPYVVVVQGPPQVGKSLLIKSLVKHYTKHNLPDVRGPITIVSGKQRRVQFVECPNDINGMIDAAKFADLALLLIDGSYGFEMETFEFLNILQVHGFPKVMGVLTHLDKFKDAKKLRKTKQRLKHRFWTEIYDGAKLFYLSGLIHGKYVKREVHNLARFISVMKFHPLSWRTSHSYVMVDRFEDITPPEKVHANNKCDRKVTLYGYLRGCNLKMGNKVHIAGVGDYSLAGITALPDPCPLPSAAKKKGLRDKEKLFYAPMSGLGDLLYDKDAVYININDHLVQFSKVDDENSAMTGKGKGSDVGEDLVKSLQNIKYSINEKLENSFINIFGQKANVSSGALGDAHGTNKNVEQNDKTEALDKYQPGTGEDNNKTDLDVSESSDRDEDDATDSEASGSDEDKDAPNSNARNGVHLQEHIDFQDGRWRRRAIFGNDVDQNDLMDSEGDEDGATSNDDVESSEEEEEDGNDNDDTNEDDTGNVSKWKESLAERTLSRKTPSLMQLVYGESTINSTTINRENDNSGDEESDDDFFKPIEEVKKLNMRDGLNDDGMFNTEDCAKCTQFVVQRWDENDNEEIRNRFVSGNVAKAALRNALPAANTEEDNDDVYADFEDLETGEKHENHRTDAAFAATTHKGDDLEAEERRLKKLALRAKFDSQFDDDSGSQEEDTGNENEVKFHRGQANESSYFDKLKEEIELQKQMNIAELNDLDEATRLEIEGFQTGTYLRLEIRDVPCEMVEYFDPYHPILVGGIGIGEENVGYMQARLKRHRWHKKVLKTRDPIIVSVGWRRYQTTPIYAIEDSNGRHRMLKYTPEHMHCLAMFWGPLAPPNTGVVAIQNLSNNQATFRITATAVVLEFNHAARIVKKIKLVGYPCKIFKKTALIKDMFTSDLEVARFEGAAIRTVSGIRGQVKKAAKEEIGNQAKRKGGQTKEGIARCTFEDKILMSDIVFLRAWTQVEVPQFYNPLTTALQPRDMTWKGMRTVAELRREHNLPIPVNKDSLYKKIERKPRKFNPLVIPKSLQASLPFASKPKDISKRNKPLLEERRGRGVVMEPRERKVHALVQHLQLINSEKVKKRKLKEENKRKALEAERTKEEQLLRKRQREERRDKYRKEDKQNKKIRRAEV, from the exons ATGGCTGTCAACGACGCCGATCAATCCAATAAGGCTCATAGAACTCGTCAATCTGGTGCCAAAACCAACAAGAAGAAGACTAAGAAGAAGCAGAAGCTGAATCCCGATGACGTCGGAGGTGAGGATCCGAAGAAGCAAAACCCTAAGGCATTCGCCTTTTCTTCCTCCAACAAAGCCAAGCGCTTGCAATCACGCGCCGTCGAGAAAGAGCAGCGCCGCCTCCACGTTCCCGTCATCGACCGCTCCTACGGCGAGCCTGCTCCCTACGTCGTCGTCGTGCAGGGCCCTCCTCAG GTTGGGAAGTCACTGTTGATAAAGTCTTTGGTTAAGCATTACACGAAGCATAATTTGCCTGATGTGAGAGGTCCAATTACCATCGTATCAG GGAAGCAAAGGCGGGTGCAGTTTGTGGAATGTCCGAATGATATCAATGGCATGATAGATGCCGCGAAGTTTGCCGATCTAGCACTTCTTCTTATCGATGGAAGTTATGGTTTCGAAATG GAAACCTTTGAGTTCCTTAACATATTGCAAGTTCATGGGTTCCCGAAGGTCATGGGGGTTCTCACCCATCTTGATAAATTCAAGGATGCGAAAAAGTTGAGGAAAACAAAACAGCGACTCAAACACCGGTTTTGGACTGAAATATATGATGGTGCTAAACTATTTTACTTATCGGGCCTTATTCATGGAAA GTATGTCAAGCGTGAAGTTCACAATCTTGCTCGATTTATTTCAGTCATGAAGTTTCATCCTTTATCTTGGCGAACTTCCCACTCTTATGTTATGGTAGATCGTTTTGAAGACATCACTCCTCCTGAAAAAGTGCACGCAAATAATAAATGTGACAGAAAAGTCACTCTTTATGGTTATCTTAGAGGCTGTAATTTGAAAATGGGCAATAAG GTGCACATAGCAGGAGTGGGTGATTATAGTTTAGCTGGTATTACTGCTTTACCTGATCCTTGTCCTCTTCCATCTGctgcaaaaaagaaaggacTGCGTGataaggaaaaattattttatgctcCCATGTCTGGGCTTGGGGATCTTCTATATGACAAAGATGCTgtatacataaatattaatgaCCACCTTGTTCAATTCTCAAAAGTTGATGATGAAAACTCTGCTATGACGGGCAAAG GAAAAGGCAGCGATGTAGGGGAGGATTTGGTGAAATCACTACAGAATATCAAATACTCAATCAATGAAAAACTAGAGAACAgctttatcaatatttttggtcaaaaggcAAATGTGTCATCGGGAGCTCTAGGTGATGCACATGGCACAAACAAGAATGTTGAACAGAATGACAAAACAGAAGCTTTGGATAAATATCAGCCTGGGACTGGTGAAGATAATAACAAAACGGATTTGGATGTTTCAGAATCATCTGATCGGGATGAAGATGATGCCACTGACAGCGAAGCCTCTGGTTCTGATGAAGACAAAGATGCACCAAATAGTAATGCTAGGAATGGAGTCCACTTGCAAGAACATATTGATTTTCAAGATGGAAGATGGAGGAGAAGAGcaatatttggaaatgatgttGATCAAAATGATCTGATG GATTCAGAAGGGGATGAGGATGGTGCTACCAGTAATGATGATGTAGAATCTTcagaagaagaggaggaagatGGCAATGATAATGATGACACAAATG AAGATGACACGGGTAACGTTTCCAAGTGGAAAGAGTCTTTGGCAGAAAGAACTCTCTCACGGAAAACTCCTAGTTTGATGCAACTTGTGTACGGGGAATCTACTATTAATTCCACCACTATAAACAGAGAGAATGATAATAGTGGAGATGAGGAAAGTGATGATGACTTTTTTAAGCCCATAGAAGAAGTGAAAAAG CTAAACATGAGAGATGGATTGAATGATGATGGGATGTTCAACACTGAGGATTGTGCGAAGTGTACACAATTTGTGGTTCAGAGATGGGATGAGAATGATAATGAGGAGATTCGCAACCGATTTGTGTCTGGCAATGTGGCAAAGGCTGCACTTAGAAATGCTTTACCGGCAGCTAATACTGAAGAGGACAATGATGACGTCTATGCTGACTTTGAAGATTTGGAAACAGGAGAAAAGCATGAGAATCATCGGACAGATGCTGCTTTTGCTGCAACAACTCACAAGGGAGATGATTTAGAAGCTGAGGAGCGGAGGCTCAAGAAACTTGCTCTTCGTGCTAAATTTGACTCTCA ATTTGATGATGACTCTGGGTCACAAGAGGAAGATACGGGTAATGAAAATGAAGTCAAGTTCCATCGTGGTCAAGCTAATGAAAGTAGCTATTTTGACAAG TTGAAAGAGGAGATTGAACTCCAGAAACAAATGAATATAGCCGAACTCAATGATCTTGATGAGGCTACTCGATTGGAGATAGAAGGCTTCCAAACAGGAACATATCTAAGATTGGAGATTCGTGATGTTCCTTGTGAGATGGTTGAATACTTTGATCCCTACCATCCAATATTGGTTGGAGGGATTGGTATAGGGGAGGAAAATGTTGGATACATGCAG GCCAGGTTAAAGCGGCACAGGTGGCACAAGAAAGTTTTGAAGACTAGAGACCCAATTATTGTATCTGTTGGATGGAGGCGTTACCAAACGACCCCAATTTATGCCATTGAGGATAGTAATGGAAGGCATCGTATGCTAAAATATACTCCAGAGCACATGCATTGCCTTGCTATGTTTTGGGGCCCTCTTGCTCCTCCCAACACTGGGGTTGTAGCCATTCAGAATTTATCAAACAATCAG GCAACATTTAGGATTACTGCAACTGCAGTTGTACTTGAGTTTAATCATGCAGCAAGGATAGTGAAGAAAATCAAATTGGTTGGTTATCCATGCAAGATATTCAAGAAGACAGCACTTATCAAGGATATGTTTACTTCAGATCTTGAAGTAGCTCGGTTTGAAGGTGCAGCTATTCGGACAGTCAGTGGGATCAGGGGGCAGGTCAAGAAG GCTGCAAAAGAAGAGATAGGTAATCAAGCGAAAAGGAAGGGAGGGCAAACCAAAGAAGGAATTGCTAGGTGTACTTTTGAAGACAAAATTCTGATGAGTGACATTGTTTTCCTGCGTGCATGGACTCAAGTTGAAGTTCCTCAGTTTTATAATCCATTGACAACAGCATTGCAGCCTCGTGACATGACCTGGAAAGGAATGAGAACTGTCGCAGAATTGAGAAGAGAACACAATCTTCCTATTCCTGTAAATAAAGATTCACTTTACAAG aaaattgaaagaaaaccTAGAAAGTTCAATCCATTGGTGATTCCCAAGTCTCTACAAGCGAGTCTACCCTTTGCATCAAAACCGAAGGATATATCCAAGCGTAATAAGCCGTTACTTGAAGAGAGAAGGGGAAGGGGTGTTGTCATGGAACCTCGAGAGCGCAAAGTTCATGCTCTTGTTCAACACCTTCAGTTAATAAATAGTGAGAAG gtcaaaaagagaaagcttAAGGAAGAGAATAAGAGGAAAGCACTTGAGGCAGAGAGAACCAAAGAAGAGCAGTTGTTGAGAAAGCGCCAGAGAGAAGAGAGACGAGACAAATACCGGAAGGAAGACAAGCAGAATAAGAAGATTCGGAGAGCAGAGGTTTGA
- the LOC100792710 gene encoding LOW QUALITY PROTEIN: B3 domain-containing protein REM20 (The sequence of the model RefSeq protein was modified relative to this genomic sequence to represent the inferred CDS: inserted 1 base in 1 codon), protein MSTGAQRXPDFFKVFLPERHFERMLIPNAFVRLPQLQGRIPEDVILRNASERAWHVKTRYVEEKLYFDDGWRAFHQENCLGQADFLVFKHERRNEFVVLILQLSTQCQKPLVKMEEEQAATQLVEEPDSSSDDDDEESGEEFGAGFNLQSHHRRACKRETASSSNPNAEDPLPQYVFDPEICIHPENHFFKAKLYRTRPNELHIPGNAIQEFSLTLPEKITLICCQPCQRKDIPMNELGDYHHNLTPIRIKYQEVTGIVCRWQDHRIYIKGWASFCRRNKIERNDTCFCEVISGEDQVVKTLRVHVARRR, encoded by the exons ATGAGTACTGGTGCCCAGA TACCTGATTTCTTCAAAGTCTTCCTCCCAGAGAGGCACTTTGAGAGAAT GCTTATACCAAATGCTTTTGTGAGGTTGCCACAGTTACAAGGAAGGATCCCTGAGGATGTGATCCTGAGAAATGCTAGTGAGAGAGCGTGGCATGTCAAAACACGATATGTTgaagagaaattatattttgatgatGGGTGGAGGGCTTTCCATCAAGAAAACTGCTTAGGACAAGCAGACTTTCTTGTCTTCAAGCATGAACGGAGAAATGAGTTCGTGGTACTAATCCTTCAATTATCAACACAGTGTCAAAAGCCTTTGGTAAAGATGGAGGAGGAGCAAGCAGCAACACAACTAGTTGAGGAGCCAGACAGCTCTtccgatgatgatgatgaagagagTGGAGAAGAATTCGGTGCTGGATTCAATCTTCAAAGTCATCATAGAAGAGCTTGCAAAA GGGAGACTGCATCAAGTTCCAACCCCAATGCTGAAGATCCTCTTCCACAATATGTATTTGATCCAGAAATCTGTATTCATCCGgagaatcatttttttaaagcaaagcTCTACAGAACTAGACCCAATGAATTG CATATTCCAGGAAATGCCATTCAAGAATTTTCCCTTACTCTTCCTGAAAAGATCACCCTTATATGTTGTCAACCCTGCCAGCGCAAG GATATTCCAATGAATGAATTGGGAGACTATCATCATAACTTGACACCCATCCGCATAAAGTATCAGGAAGTGACAGGAATAGTGTGTAGGTGGCAAGATCATAGAATATATATCAAGGGTTGGGCAAGCTTTTGTAGAAGGAATaagattgaaagaaatgataCATGCTTCTGTGAAGTTATATCAGGGGAAGACCAAGTAGTAAAAACACTACGGGTGCATGTTGCTAGGAGGAGATGA
- the LOC100793232 gene encoding uncharacterized protein → MMKFDRADAQSILSHFKRKDKQIKLKSKWLLGIPLTKYKMKKLKNYIKNRYLSESLIREDDMFYESVRTHVEEAFGMHHIEQENHVTVDDIDLIQIPNMKRLISSCLDNLTTKGLYLLAMIVTGGSFKSEITRCKLKKVIKGSLSSVPGSKSDNRLETRKHIFSLLTNPQNFRDRCEPLAALRFQSHHAAVENILRGLQKLPCQALIAMRRKLKGVKASVPQLQPRRHGWTRDHLIKVVKKISMEMLSQLDRESELQEPLAKAMAVADLSQKLNTGCHNIFSKEFFQFSPEVKSLQSDIMNAIWSVKKVVTVPELRNLQLLIEPKAVISNRSIRTAFVNFLIEFLFECSDMDSVPKSLSQTLDVINRGSNSCMNDLLFKKKYIEEEVDCILNMSALTKQIVLDLLPDDELDKDFTDAYSEQLEESDYSSSDDDDNDSQLVEDIQFRNGTSGSMYSFCEGESIGEFVPFEENVSSSPLTTSDKLNSGSEQHQANNCDTVDLDSKVHNTQCNIFTDQCQRESTEIFHTFMACKNNNSSVISPDRELDENVVKRNEFSESDAKVDATDTTDLFCKEKEPMPTKCSECKNQYLAIQDACDKTSMLAYNLIGHLLEEFVMIEGLDLNLSKSLYLTGNNRIEDVEEEQSSSGKHARDFVQVIEELIPSFPDSSIERLKMLMGL, encoded by the exons ATGATGAAGTTTGATAGAGCAGATGCCCAGTCAATTTTGTCCCATTTCAAGCGCAAAGACAAACAGATTAAACTTAAGAGCAA GTGGTTACTCGGGATTCCTCTCACTAAATATAAGATGAAgaagttgaaaaattatatcaaaaataG GTATTTGTCCGAGTCTTTAATCAGGGAAGATGAT ATGTTTTATGAGTCTGTAAGAACTCATGTTGAAGAAGCCTTTGGAATGCACCACATTGAACAAGAGAATCATGTCACCgtggatgatattgatttgattcAAATACCAAACATGAAAAGGTTGATATCATCGTGCCTTGATAATTTGACTACCAAGGGTCTCTACCTTCTTGCTATGATAGTTACTGGTGGCTCATTCAAGTCTGAAATAACTCGTTGCAAATTGAAAAAGGTTATCAAGGGTTCTCTTTCAAGTGTTCCGGGTAGCAAAAGCGACAACCGTCTGGAGACTCGTAAgcatattttttctcttctcaccAATCCACAGAATTTCCGAGACAGGTGTGAGCCTTTGGCTGCATTAAGATTCCAATCTCATCATGCTGCTGTAGAAAATATATTGCGTGGACTTCAAAAATTGCCATGTCAGGCCTTGATTGCAATGCGTAGAAAACTTAAAGGAGTGAAAGCATCAGTACCTCAGTTACAACCTCGCAGACATGGATGGACACGGGACCATCTAATCAAGGTAGTGAAGAAAATCAGTATGGAAATGCTTTCACAACTTGATAGAGAAAGTGAGCTGCAAGAGCCATTAGCCAAAGCCATGGCAGTAGCAGACTTGTCACAAAAGCTGAATACTGGTTGTCATAACatattttcaaaagaatttttccaatTCTCCCCGGAGGTGAAGTCCTTGCAAAGTGATATTATGAATGCTATATGGTCTGTTAAGAAAGTAGTGACAGTGCCAGAACTAAGAAATTTACAGCTTCTCATAGAACCGAAGGCGGTAATATCAAATAGGTCCATACGGACAGCTTTTGTGAATTTTTTGATTGAATTTCTTTTTGAGTGCAGTGATATGGATAGTGTTCCAAAGTCTCTATCACAGACCCTAGATGTTATTAACAGAGGTTCTAATAGCTGCATGAATGATTTAttgttcaagaagaagtatattgAGGAAGAAGTTGACTGCATACTAAACATGAGTGCTTTGACAAAACAAATTGTTTTGGATTTGTTGCCTGATGATGAATTGGATAAAGACTTTACTGATGCTTACTCGGAGCAATTGGAAGAAAGTGATTACAGCAGCAgcgatgatgatgataatgatagtcAACTTGTGGAGGATATACAATTCAGAAATGGAACATCTGGTTCAATGTATTCATTCTGTGAAGGAGAAAGTATTGGAGAATTTGTGccatttgaggaaaatgtttcTTCCTCCCCACTTACAACTAGTGATAAGTTGAATAGTGGTTCTGAACAGCATCAAGCTAATAACTGTGATACGGTGGATTTGGACTCCAAAGTTCATAACACTCAATGCAACATTTTTACTGACCAATGCCAAAGAGAAAGCACAGAGATTTTCCATACATTTATGgcctgtaaaaataataattcttcaGTTATTTCACCTGACAGAGAATTGGACGAAAATGTTGTAAAGAGAAATGAATTTTCTGAATCTGATGCTAAAGTAGATGCTACAGACACAACAGATTTGTTTTGTAAGGAGAAAGAACCCATGCCCACTAAGTGCAGTGAATGCAAGAACCAATACCTCGCTATCCAAGATGCTTGTGATAAGACAAGTATGCTTGCATATAATCTCATAGGTCATTTGTTGGAAGAGTTTGTCATGATTGAAGGCCTAGATTTAAACTTGAGCAAGAGTTTATACCTCACTGGTAATAATCGCATTGAAGATGTTGAAG AAGAGCAGTCATCATCTGGGAAACATGCAAGAGATTTTGTTCAAGTAATTGAAGAGCTGATTCCTTCCTTTCCAGATAG TAGCATTGAAAGACTAAAGATGTTGATGGGCTTATGA